Genomic segment of Synechococcus sp. A18-25c:
AATGACAAAAAAATCGGGAATTAATTTGATTTGACGGCATGCAAGCTTTGTTGAAAATCTAAATCCGCTAGTTACTTCATCCGAAATTAAAATGCCTCCTTTTCTTTGAAATTCATTTAAATATTCAGCTACATCATGACCTAATATTTCGTATCTTGCACTCTCAAATATTATAATACCAGGGTCATAAACTTGACACGCGTTTTTTAAATCTGCAAGGTTCTGTGCATTAACTGCTTGAGAATATTGAGAATATGCATCTGGTACACCTTGAGTATTTAGACCTGGCAAAAAAATTGATTCGAATTTATCTGGACTGGAAATATTTGCGCTTAAATACCAATCATGCCAACCGTGATAGCCACAAACAAGGACTCTTGGATTAGATGCTACAGAACGTGCATACCTAATACATAATGAAAGTGCTTCACCACCACCTCTTAAAAATTTCCAAACAAAATCGCCTTCAAAGAATTGATTAAGTAACTCAGCCAACTCAACTTCGTATGGAGACAATAGTGTGGTTAGAGGTGCCCTGAAAACCGATGAAGGCATAAAAGAATTATGCATTCTGTTTTGATACCCTAAGAGATTACAACCTATAGAAAACTCACTAAAATCTCTATACCATCGATTGTCAACCGATTTTATTTTGCAACCTTTAGCCTTAACGTAATAGGAGGGCCATACTTTTGAGCAATACCGAGAAGGTCGCTTGGAAAGCAAGCCACAACCACCAATTATTGTTTGGCAAGCTCTGTTCCAATATGAAATTCCTTCCAAAGTCCATTAGATCATGTGATTGTATAATACCAGATAAACTTTCCTCTCGCGAAGCCATTGTAACATTCAATGCAAACCCAAAGTCGAGGAGGTTTGAAGAAAGATTCTATATTTTTAAAATTTTAAATTCCCTATACCTACAAATACCGTGAAAATAAAAATCTACGATTGTGAAGCAATAGGTATTCAAAACATTCCGCATTAGATGCATGATAAAGCTTTATATTATCGCTTAAATCCATATACTTCTACAATACTAGAATGAGAGCCCATCTGAACCAGCTTTCTTACATGACTCTGATCAAGTATGCATTCTTCGTCATTTTTAATCACATCCCAACCCTGATCTGGTATTTTTATTTCATCAATTGTTCGTTTACTGCCATCTCGTTCAGATCTAAATCTGCGATTTCTTGAATAAAAGCATTCGGGCTGAATGGTCTTAAAAATTAAATCTAAGTATTCATTTAAATATTTCGGACTCATCTCTAAGAAACTCTCTGAGTTGATTGTCAGCGATATTGGCTCGGGATAATCATTTAATAACTTGAATTTATCAGATGGAACTAATAAGATCGAAGAAGTGCTAGAGTTTTTATATTCAATGGCTTGTTTTTTTAACTTCTCGGAAGAGTCAACAAAAACACAATTCACATCTGGAAGCAGTGATTCTAAATAAAAACAGCTAACCACTAGTGAACTAGGTATGTCTACAATTATATAATTTATTTTTATCTCTTTCTTGAGAAGTGTATTGGTGATGGTTTGACAGAGGTTACCATAACCAGCCCCTATTTCTAAAATGTTGATAGTGTTCATTTTTAAATCAAGTGCATTTTTTTTAATTAAATTAGAAGTCATAACTGCCGATTTTACAGATCCCCAAGATGCGACAACATCTTGACCTGTAGCAGGCATCTGACAATTAAAATGGGGAATTGCTCCAATGCTCGTAAACGGCACAAGATAGTCCCAAAAATCGGGACAATATGTGTTAACTCTATCAATTAATGCGAGTTCTTCAGTGAATGAGGGGTCAAACTCGGATAAGTTCTTGATGGATTGAAGAAATTGACTTTTAGTAGCCTCTTGCCCAAGCAGTATTCTGAAAATAAGGCCACTAAATTGCAACGTATTTTGATCCCAGGACTCCAAAAAACCACCATGTATTGGTAACGAGGAAAAAATCGGCAAAGTTGATTTTACCAATTCAGGCAGTTTTGCAATCACAAAATCAGCATTATTCCACAGAAAGCCATATTCCTGAACAGAATTATTCTTATTAACAATATATTTGATTATTTGATCAATAGAATTTGAATTCATCTTGTGCTTGCAGTACAATCTAACTGTACCACATCCAGAACAGCACTAAGTTAGTTGAATTTCCAAAGGCCTTGAAAAGGTGTTAAAATTAAATATTAGCAGGAAGTTGTTATTTCCAATCTGCAATGCCAGCCTAACCTACTTTATTTACTTGCTCGCGCCTAATTTTACAACTAATCTTTTTGAGTAACAAACCATAAGTAACTATGTTTTTTCTTTAATTCAAATTTCAAAAACTGACTAAGTGTTTACAGCTAGATCAACCAGCGATGTAATTGCAAATTGTTTACTTTGTTTTAAATATATTTAAGCTCTACTTTTTACTTTTTCAAAAAATATTTATCAGCTCAAGGAGAGGCAACGGTGCAAGTGGGCAATAGCGTGGTGACGGTGCGGGTGACTGCGGCCCGGCCCCATCGTTCCCAGCCAAAAGCTGCCATCCCCCTGAAACACCAGCACAGGCTTGCAGGCCCCCTTGCCATGGGTCTCCAACAAGGACATGCACAGCTTTTCAGCCACCTCGGCCCCTCTGGGGCGCGATCGCAGGCGACGCAAGACCGGATCCACCTGAGAGAACGAAACAAAGGTGGCTTTCTGCGAGTCAGTCACCAGAATCATCCCGTCGAGCCACTGGACTTCGTCGAGCAGATCCTCAATGGAAGGCAGCAGAGACGGCAGCGGAAAGGCCAAGTGACTCCCCCTGTTTCTTAATCATTTCTTTCTAGTTCATCGGTCTCACTTGTCGCAAGCAAGACCACGTG
This window contains:
- a CDS encoding aminotransferase class III-fold pyridoxal phosphate-dependent enzyme; its protein translation is MEGISYWNRACQTIIGGCGLLSKRPSRYCSKVWPSYYVKAKGCKIKSVDNRWYRDFSEFSIGCNLLGYQNRMHNSFMPSSVFRAPLTTLLSPYEVELAELLNQFFEGDFVWKFLRGGGEALSLCIRYARSVASNPRVLVCGYHGWHDWYLSANISSPDKFESIFLPGLNTQGVPDAYSQYSQAVNAQNLADLKNACQVYDPGIIIFESARYEILGHDVAEYLNEFQRKGGILISDEVTSGFRFSTKLACRQIKLIPDFFVIGKSLGNGYAISAVAAQQKYRTTCEECFASSTHWTEQIGLAAGCATLKVLSNWNQMFKKIQQNGSAIRSSIINVLDKNKIEYKINSLTTMISFQFTHQSFSSLELKSLICSRMAHEGYLFSTTVYPSLAHTPFETKSFERVFGTVINKFSYDLTYNKHLLNKELLNIGTIENGFSRTQSL
- a CDS encoding putative sugar O-methyltransferase — protein: MNSNSIDQIIKYIVNKNNSVQEYGFLWNNADFVIAKLPELVKSTLPIFSSLPIHGGFLESWDQNTLQFSGLIFRILLGQEATKSQFLQSIKNLSEFDPSFTEELALIDRVNTYCPDFWDYLVPFTSIGAIPHFNCQMPATGQDVVASWGSVKSAVMTSNLIKKNALDLKMNTINILEIGAGYGNLCQTITNTLLKKEIKINYIIVDIPSSLVVSCFYLESLLPDVNCVFVDSSEKLKKQAIEYKNSSTSSILLVPSDKFKLLNDYPEPISLTINSESFLEMSPKYLNEYLDLIFKTIQPECFYSRNRRFRSERDGSKRTIDEIKIPDQGWDVIKNDEECILDQSHVRKLVQMGSHSSIVEVYGFKR